One genomic region from Syngnathus typhle isolate RoL2023-S1 ecotype Sweden linkage group LG17, RoL_Styp_1.0, whole genome shotgun sequence encodes:
- the 42sp43 gene encoding P43 5S RNA-binding protein-like yields MSSDCAVKPSTGCPQVSQQFKCLHAACGATFSKQSRLRQHEASHTGARPWQCTVSGCNGRFSRKSHLRRHLRQHDGVRQFKCELDTCNKSFFQADHLKRHMCYTHGDKEKYFKCPQAGCSLTFKKRFRFKVHLQEHALTAKFKCSKKECGAMFDSRMARNAHEKKHAGYRCPDENCKVVTVTWSMLQKHMVKHPSTFICQVCKKEFKQANSLRHHKRVHATHKPVLVCPRDNCDAFFSTTFNLQHHIRKVHLKLLKYKCSFPDCPRTFAMRESMVRHLHRHDPGVAIPKNRDRPKKWWQKRVDGRRLPLMEDNLNRLFALRMRISRRAKVEVNLAGLFNERKIPHYVDPEVNLRDLFSIKRPPPTRNEVAPLLG; encoded by the exons ATGAGCAGCGACTGTGCGGTTAAACCTTCTACAGGTTGTCCACAAGTGAGCCAACAGTTCAAGTGTCTCCACGCAGCGTGTGGCGCCACTTTCTCCAAGCAAAGCAGGCTACGGCAGCACGAAGCAAGTCACACCGGGGCT CGTCCTTGGCAGTGCACTGTGAGCGGGTGCAATGGTCGATTCTCCCGGAAATCACATCTCCGTCGCCACTTAAGGCAACATGATGGTGTGAGACAATTCAA ATGCGAGTTAGACACCTGCAATAAAAGTTTCTTCCAGGCAGACCATCTAAAGAGGCACATGTGCTACACCCATGGTGATAAAGAAAAGTACTTCAAG TGCCCTCAGGCTGGCTGCTCCCTGACTTTCAAAAAGAGATTTCGCTTCAAGGTGCACCTACAAGAACACGCCCTGACTGCCAAGTTCAA GTGTTCAAAGAAGGAATGCGGTGCTATGTTTGACTCCCGCATGGCCCGAAATGCCCATGAGAAGAAGCATGCAG GTTACCGCTGTCCAGATGAAAACTGCAAGGtggtcactgtgacttggagcATGCTTCAGAAGCACATGGTCAAACACCCGT caacatTTATATGCCAAGTCTGCAAAAAGGAGTTCAAGCAGGCCAACTCACTGCGCCATCACAAGCGGGTCCACGCCACGCACAAGCCGGTGTTGGTGTGCCCCCGCGACAACTGCGACGCCTTCTTCTCCACCACCTTCAACCTGCAGCACCACATCCGCAAGGTGCACCTGAAGCTCCTCAAGTACAAGTGCTCCTTCCCAGACTGCCCACGCACCTTTGCCATGCGG GAGAGCATGGTCAGGCATTTGCATCGACATGACCCTGGTGTCGCCATACCCAAG AATCGTGACCGTCCCAAAAAGTGGTGGCAGAAGCGCGTGGATGGTCGTCGCCTCCCCCTGATGGAGGACAACCTCAACCGGCTGTTTGCTCTTCGCATGCGCATCTCACGCCGGGCTAAAGTGGAGGTGAACCTGGCGGGCCTGTTCAACGAGCGCAAGATCCCGCACTACGTCGACCCGGAGGTCAATCTGCGTGACCTGTTCAGCATCAAGAGGCCGCCACCTACCCGTAACGAGGTGGCGCCGCTGCTGGGCTAA